In the genome of Clostridiales bacterium, one region contains:
- a CDS encoding restriction endonuclease, with protein sequence MKKDFNKWFDDFTDRIATYKYYTDFDVVYKNIDKIKIELNILNSLIGSKDIEKDFDDLFKKYPETKKCLPLLIAVRKNEIKVIDEGKRLKYNFAEIDDIELLKRFMRKTGLFDLISKRLISNLIDYATGVEVGLDSNRRKNRGGHLMGDVVEGFIKKAGFIKNKTYFKEMYLKAIETKWGIDLSSLSNLGKVAKRFDFVVKTKNRVYAIETNFYTSSGSKLNETARSYKMLAQESKKIKNFAFVWITDGPGWKNAKNNLEETFDAMDYIFNIKELNNGILEKVLQ encoded by the coding sequence ATGAAAAAAGATTTTAACAAATGGTTTGATGACTTTACGGACAGAATTGCCACATACAAGTATTATACTGATTTTGATGTTGTTTATAAAAATATAGACAAAATCAAAATTGAATTAAACATACTTAATTCTTTGATAGGCTCAAAAGACATTGAAAAAGATTTTGACGACTTATTCAAAAAATACCCTGAAACTAAAAAATGTTTGCCTCTTTTGATAGCCGTAAGAAAGAATGAAATAAAAGTTATTGACGAGGGGAAAAGACTTAAATATAACTTTGCCGAAATTGACGACATTGAATTGCTAAAAAGATTTATGCGTAAAACAGGTCTTTTTGATTTGATTTCAAAACGCCTAATAAGCAATTTAATAGATTACGCCACCGGCGTTGAAGTTGGGCTTGACTCAAACAGAAGAAAAAATCGCGGCGGACATTTGATGGGAGATGTTGTAGAGGGATTTATTAAAAAAGCGGGATTTATAAAAAATAAGACCTATTTTAAAGAAATGTATTTGAAAGCCATTGAAACCAAATGGGGTATTGACTTGTCATCCCTTTCAAATCTAGGCAAGGTAGCCAAAAGGTTTGATTTTGTCGTCAAAACAAAAAACCGCGTTTATGCGATTGAGACCAATTTTTACACCAGCAGCGGCTCAAAATTAAACGAAACGGCCAGAAGTTACAAGATGCTTGCCCAAGAAAGCAAAAAAATAAAAAATTTCGCGTTTGTATGGATAACGGACGGGCCGGGCTGGAAAAACGCTAAAAACAACTTGGAAGAGACCTTTGACGCGATGGATTATATATTTAACATCAAAGAACTTAACAATGGAATTTTGGAAAAGGTTCTGCAATAG
- a CDS encoding DNA adenine methylase → MCQELARPFVKWAGGKGQLINTLDELFPKRLAEGKIDVYIEPFVGGGAVLFHILQKYKIKKAIINDINKELINCYLCIKKDAEQVIKILKTLEKEYLTAEKRNEYYYKVRQRYNTITLNSHLDFEKCADFIFLNRTCYNGLYRVNKSGKFNVPHGRYKNPTICDQDNLRLCANLLQKVQIYHGDYTQVLKEYDEKTFIYFDPPYRPLVENNSFVSYDKNGFDDDDQLSLAKKFKELHEKKCFLMLSNSDPKNINKADNFFDDLYSGFDIKRVYAKRMINCQSNKRGNITEIVVRNY, encoded by the coding sequence ATGTGCCAAGAACTTGCTAGGCCGTTTGTAAAATGGGCTGGGGGCAAGGGACAGTTAATCAATACATTGGACGAATTGTTTCCTAAGCGGTTGGCAGAAGGTAAAATTGATGTTTATATTGAGCCTTTTGTGGGCGGCGGCGCCGTTCTTTTTCATATTTTGCAAAAATACAAAATCAAAAAAGCGATTATCAACGATATAAACAAAGAATTGATTAATTGTTATCTTTGCATAAAAAAAGACGCCGAACAAGTTATAAAAATTTTGAAAACCTTAGAAAAAGAGTATCTAACAGCGGAAAAAAGAAACGAGTATTATTACAAAGTCAGACAAAGATATAATACGATAACATTAAATTCTCATTTGGACTTTGAAAAATGCGCCGATTTTATTTTTTTAAATAGAACTTGCTACAACGGGCTTTACAGGGTAAACAAAAGCGGCAAATTTAATGTTCCGCACGGCAGATACAAAAATCCCACAATTTGCGACCAAGATAATTTGCGGCTTTGCGCGAACCTCTTGCAAAAAGTCCAAATCTATCATGGGGATTATACGCAAGTATTAAAAGAATATGACGAGAAGACCTTTATATATTTTGACCCGCCGTATAGGCCGCTTGTGGAAAACAATTCGTTTGTAAGTTATGATAAAAACGGTTTTGACGATGACGACCAATTAAGCTTAGCCAAGAAATTTAAAGAACTTCATGAAAAAAAATGTTTTCTCATGCTGTCCAATTCGGACCCCAAAAACATAAATAAGGCTGATAACTTTTTTGACGATTTGTATAGCGGGTTTGATATAAAAAGAGTTTACGCCAAAAGAATGATTAATTGCCAATCAAACAAGCGTGGAAACATAACTGAGATTGTGGTTAGGAATTATTAA